CTGCTCAATAGACAATGGAAAAGGATTCCCTCCGGTGTAAATTTGATTGGAGGGAGAGCAGTGTTCATCCATACCATTGAAATTTCATACTTTTATGTTAAATGTTTTTTCGAATTTTGATCCATGGGAGAGAATCCACTCCCATACACAACAATCATGAAATTCAATCATTATCATAATTATCATGCGTAtacaacttttatttatttttctataaaataCAATCAATATCACTCTTTTTTAAGAGTAGGTTGATATAAATGTCAACCTATGCGTGTGGCTTGGTTTTGgtcttttccttttgattttgtTTCAGAATATTGTTGAAAATGAGAGAACCAATCCAGAACATTACTTTTGCAATGTCTAATTATTGTTTCTAAAACCATGgagaaatatatacatatattgtacACACATGTTAGTATTTAAGAAACAGTTATCACTCCCAATATCAATTTTAAGTTTGAAGTTTCAGTGGTAAGAGACCTAACAAACACTATCTTAACAAGATATCCCCTCTTTTTTACtgttatttgaaaagaaaagaaaaaaagtataCCATATTATTAACCTTTTTACATACCAATAAATTTGAGAGAATGAACACAAATAAACACTATTTCAATGTCATCTACCACTCTCATATCTGAGTTTTGTAAAAAAGCTCCAACTGAAAATTGACCAACTATAAATAAGAGTTAGAAAAGGATAGCATCAAATGAAGAGGAAAAAACGACTGTAGGAACACCTAACACTGCAGAACTTCTCCTTTTCAAGGATTACAACAAGTAATGAATTGACACATAAAAGGAGAATATCAAATgaagcaaaaagaaaaaattcTGAAGAGAATAATCAGAACACAGTAAGATATTCTGATGAACTTCACATGAATGTCACATAGATATGCTAACAAGCATATATTTAGTTTACTAACTCAAATTATAGAAGACAATAGTGAGTGTTAAGCATCTGAAATAGTGAAGCATAACATTTAAGCTTAAGAAATGGGTAAAATTTAACATGCTGAACTATTGCAAGCCAGCCAATTAAGCATTGATACCAGAGATGGAATAGATTCTATATATGACATGATCACAGTAAGTAGATAACCAAACACACTTACTAGCACATGAACAAAGCATCCCCTGCCTCTAAAAAAACTAGAAACAGAAGGAACACAGATGGTGCACCACATAATGtttatctaaaaaaattataatcctATTAACCACAAGAATTGAGAACGTTTAAAATTTGTTTACCAGAAAAAGAATATCCACATCATGTTTATATTGACTAATATTTATGGCATCAATGTATCATTTCTTTACTCTGATAGAAATACAGACACGACAGAAACACCACAACATAACTAACTAAAAGCAAGCAAAAACaccataaaagaacaaaacataaACATTAAAAAATCAGGAAAGATGTAACATTAACAAGTGATGAGGGAGAGACGCGGGAATGAGAGTATGATGGGGAAGTTCTGAAAGACGATGGTAAATGATGACTTGCACGAGGGATATACAGTGTGGGAGTAAGCAAAGAGTTGAGGGAGGTTCTGGCTACTCTCCTCTTTACTTTGAGCAACGCCCTTCCTAGATTCTAGGTAAGGTCAGTTGCATGTCTCTTTCAACGGCAGCATGATTTTGTCCCCCAGCGCTAGACAACCCAGAACTTTGAATAGCAAAGTATTGTTTCACTAGACCCGACTGAGCTGTCACATCTTAGGTGGTTTGTCAATTTTATAACTATCAAGCACTGGCAACAACGTAGACAGCATGTTGAACACGAATGACTCATTTGTCTATCTTCTTGCGGGGATTCAGCTGACTTGATATAGGCTGCCATACCAGCTTCACCCACTGTGTATCCTTCAGAACCGCCTTGAACCCTGTAAGTTCTGAAAAAATATACAATGACGGCCAAACATTGGGACCAACAGAGTGGACAATCTGTTGACACGGGTGACTCATTTATCTGCATCTCTCCCTTCAGAGATTCGGCAAACGTGATCTTAGACCTGCCATATCAGCTTCACCCTCTGCTTATCCCTCTCAGCCGCCTTAAACCTTATAAAGTTTGAAAAAGATGCCAATTTATCCACCCGGTAAAGGTAGCGAAGTCAGAAGTCTTGTAAAGAAGCTTAAGTAAAGTAAGAATACTTTTAACATGAACTTGAATTTATGTAGCCCATATTTTTTGAGGTAGCTAATCAATTTGCAATAGAAAGTTGGTCGACAGTTAACTTACAAATAAGATCCATTATACTTGCTCCTACATCAATTTATGAAGTTTTGTATTGTTTTTCCCTAACTCAAATAAGATCCATTATACTTACTCCTACATCAATTTATGGTGTTTTGTATTGTTTTTCCCACACTCAAATAAGATCCATATACTTGCTCCTACATCAATTAATGGTGTTTTGTATTGTTTTTCCTGCACTCAAGGAACGCAGCATAGTGCTAGTTTTGCATCAAAACTGAACAATGAGAATAAGGGTCGTAAAGAGCCCGCACTTCCCACATTAGCAATCAAAAGTTGTCAATCACATAGTGGAAAACAGCAGtttgtttaaattttaatatgCAACAATTTTAGAGTACACCATTATAATCACTATTTTACAGCACTTTATACCAAACACTAAGATATTGTTTGGGAGTTTATAAGAAATGGGAGGGAAGCAAAAGAAACGAAGAGGGATTTGGACAGATAGGATTTTAGGCATTTATTTTATAATCCTAATACAAAATCGTTGTAGTTTGGAGGAACTTAAATTGTATTGGGTGAGGGATTTTGGAAGACttagataaaaaaatttaaatataatttatattcatataatattgaaattaaaaatatattaatctaaaACACGCTctaataaaatgttaaaatttctctatttttttcttccaaaTCCCCTTCCTCTAAAGCTCTCccttccaaactcgcaaacaaaaccTAAGCAATTATCAAAACAATAACCAAAGATATATAAGGTACTATTttcaaagaaaaattgaaaaacgATAAGTTCCGAGTCATGAGCCAAAAGATGAGATTAAGTTGAGAAAGAAAATCATGATAGACAATAAAATTGAGGAATTAACATCAAACTCACAGTCATTTCAGCTTTTCAACCTCTTCAGCATGTTCATTCCCCCCTCCAGTCGCAGGCCTATGCACCCAGAGACAATGATACCTCATAGATACTAACTCTTCCTTACCAATATCAAATTTACGTTTTTCATCTCTCAAAGAACAATTTTGTATAAGTCACACTAACAAGTATGTTTTATCCTCCATAGATAACATGTAATATGTGAACATAAAAACTTTTCATCTCTCAAAGAATAATTTTGTATAAGCCACACTAACAAGTATGTTATATCCTCCTTAGATACCATGTTATATGTGAACATAAAAACTTACATTGGACTTCTCCGACACCATATTTTGTTGCATACAAAGCCAGAGCTCCATCTCAAGCTCGTACATCCCAGACTCAGTAGGCACAACACATTGGTTCACCGTCTGTTTTTGCCTACACCAAACAAACTCAGACTGCCATTCATTTAAAGTTACAAAGTCTCCTCTACTAAAAACAAACCACAATTAACAGAACAGAAACAAGAGTTACAATGCTACGAATCACAACAGGAAGCAAGTTGCAAATACTAATTCAGTGTGTTTATTCAAACATTCATCCAAACATACAGAGTAACTAACAGTTTCAGGTGCAATTTCAAGGATTGTAAGTGCTCAGATCATTGAGGAGGCATCAATTACAAGTTTATGACAAAATGATCAATCACCACACAATTATTCGGGAAGTAACAACTGAATAACCCTTTTAACAAGCAAATATCAAATAGAAACGAGATTGCAATAAATTAAGCACGGATGGAGattttaaaaatcacttaaaTTCATAAACCAATGTATTACATCAACAATATTGATATAAGAAAACCCTAATAAACTAATTGGTAACTAAAATAAACCCTAGAGGGATAAAAATCATAGATAATTCAAGAACTGGTGAATTTGGTGACGGCTTTTGTACCCTCGGAGACAGCGTGTTTGGCCAATTCACCAGGAAGTACCAATCTGACGGCGGTTTGAATCTCCCGAGATGTAATTGTAGGCTTCTTGTTATACCTAGCCAGACGTGACGACTCTTGAGCGAGCTTCTCGAAGATGTCGTTGATGAAACTGTTCATGATTCCCATAGCCTTACTGGAGACACCGATATCAGGATGAACCTGCTTCAACACCTTGAAGATGTAGATCTTGTAGGTTTCGACACTCttcttcaccttcttcttcttcttgtcgcTCCCTCCTTCCTTTGAGATCTTCTTCTCAGCCTTGGGTTTCTTTTCTGCAGGAGATTTCTCTGCGGCGGGTTTCTTCTCTGCTGGCTTCTTCTCGGCCTTTGTTGGAGCCATTGATCGTGTTTGATGGTTTGTGGCTAAAACTGGTGATTATGATTTTGCAGTGAACGAACGAGTGATGAATGACCAAGAAGAGAAAAATTATATATAGGGTTAATAAAGGAGCTCTGATTGGAAGGAATGGCCTCACGCAGATCGATGACGTGTTGTTTTATATATCGTTGATTCATATAACATTAACTGACGGTGGAGATTACACTTTATTCATTTTAGGTTTAACTGTAAATTTGATTccactatttttttttctttttttgagttttggtTCCTCCATTTTAAAAATCaggattttcattttttttaatgttttttggtTGAATTTTAGTTTTGATATGGACTAAAATCCAAGcaaaatatttagaaaaaaaatgaaaatcctgatttttaaaatagagaaacaaaaactcaaagaaaaaaaaaataaagagatcaaagttgcaattaagtcttcattttatttatagaatagtattatttttgaaaatataattgcTGAATGGGATCCTATCATGCAAAAACATTTTGAACGTATTAAGAATAATGAAATTCATTATCATTATATTAGTCATAATGTTGTGAAAACgaagtataatagggaacacaacaggaagcaagaagaagaacaagaacttagttataaatgttattctttactttctctttaaaattgttattctttactttctctttaaaattgttattctttactttctctttaaatcaatattacaagtgttacaagaataacaaataatcctgtcaccctaaattagaatttgcagtatgcaatgatgagagactactatactatttataataaatctaCCATACTAATTAATGGGCTTTTCACAAATACtcattacaagctaacttagggtacaagctaacttaaacaattgcaCATAAAAAACAGACtcaatttaaaatattaacaaccctagcatttcgacaCTCAGAGCCGGCCCTGGGCCAGGACAGGGCCAGGACAAGCAGACCCATAGCCAGAGTCTAAAAAAATGAGGGCCTCAATTTTGGGGTATACTTAagaaattataatattgaaattataaaatatatacttTTCGCGACGGTAATAATGAATTAAGTGTATACAGCCCAGTGGCATAGTAAATGCCATGGAAGCTAGTTGTCTTCCGCTCGATACTTTCAGGGGCCTTctaaattttcaattatttttatagaaaatttctATTTTTACATAAATTTTCTTTGTCtttctcaaattttaattataaaataacttgtttataattaattcatatttattgatacattttaaatcaaattttaaacttACTTTTGATAACCCTTAtaattttatcttaatttattttagtataattTTTAGAGACTATGTTATAATAACTAAGATTTAATATTTGTTATCTTGTATgtgagattttttttattttagaagcGAGTAAAAAGGGGCCCATTTTTTTATTTGTcctgggcctctaaaaagtcgggaccggCCCTATTCATATGACTTTTCCAACGTGTTTGTgacaataaaaaatttaatattttaatctataatattgagtgtcatgaccacccAAAGTCGGAACCGGCCCCACGGATCTCCAAGATTCATGTGGAGATCCATAgacataattgtttttttttattttaaaccaagttaacagtaaaagcttcaaaaactaaccacGAGAAATTTAGAAAGtattcctttatgataaatataatattttaacaatatgtaatctataatattgagtgtcatgaccaccaaaaattcaaacttaaaaaaattgaaataatcatttagacaatgcatatatattttaaatttgtgtataagattaattatatgaaatgacaaataaacttacataataatttaaaattatatatataaaataagaacattatgctattttaggcAGGGCGGGGACTCCACAGGCCgagggatatttacgccacccacGTCCCCGAAGTCCTTCAGAGAGATTTTGTTCCCCTTCCCCGTCCCTGCGGGGGGAAATTCCCCATCTTTGAGGCCCCAAACGAAGAATCCCCGTtaacggaggcaagttgacatccctatcTCTCAATAATGTTCCATCTCCAAACATCGGACCAAAAGTAAGTGTTTTCTCCATTCACCACCTCCCTAAAAAGAGACTCTTAAAAACTCATATCGAATCTGCATATGTTTCATTAAAAGCTTTCGGTGATTCTCTATATGAAAGTTCTGTTGAATAGTGTGCTACGGAGACCTGCAAAATAAGAACCAGTTAGATACTCTGAGACGTGTTGGTCGCGTTGTCCTCAAggatttagaagaagaagaagaagaagtttctTTATAGTGGTTtctgttttgatgtagtataaacattgattcaaagatccatacttgtattctttttgcacaatgtcaaataaaaatgtgttttttattcaattatttcttttatccttatgtaattattgttaaaaattataggggcaccactcttttgattcgtcgaagacacccaaattcaaaggaccgaccCTGGTGTGTTGTAATATAATGTATTGTATATGTTAGTATTTGCTTGTATCCCTTTATAGAAAAAGGACTTTAACTTTTAAATCAATTTGAAATAGCTTGATAAGATTTTAATAAAACTAaggattataatttttttaaacataaataattaagacATAATACTAGATAAAGAAAATAGGGGTGTTATAGTAGAAAAAAGTAAAACCCTTCTAATTTGTCATATATTTGCATTATGCTTTTTGTTTCTTGTTATAATATCTATCTTGGTAATTGCATCAACCTCCTTTATCTATTTTAGTTTGGCCCAAAGAATAAGGCATATTCATTCGTTTGCGTGTATTAGGATAATACATTTTTGCACATGATGTGACAACTATTTGTACTTTTCTATGCAACTTTTCATCCTTATCCAAATATGTGAGCTCAACACAAAATCTTTATTCTGAAATTCTTCAAGTATCAACTTCTACGAGGGTGTCACAATTTTATTCCTCTGACAAAAAAGTTTGTTGACAATAGTCGTGCATGTACATTCGCGACATCAAGCATAACTAGTACTAATTTTCCACATGAAACACGTGTTAAATCCATAAAGCATAGCACCTAGTATGCTCAACTATATTACTTAAcatacttttctttttcttcttcatcaaCACTCGTACTTTTAAACCATTCTTCAACCTAGAGAGATTCCATCATAGTAGTCAATTCATCGTCATTTACAACATCTAACaattttttgtacatatcttaaACTTCTCTGATACCAAAATGCATGTTGATAGTTGCTTTTGAAAATAACACTCCATTTCCCCAGGCAAccattttttcctctttgaaGTGTCGGCTCTAAACGCGTATGGGGACACAGCTCTAGCTTTTGGTGATCTATCATGTTACTTCTCTTTCTAAAATTCTTGACTTGTATTTTTTGAACCATATTTGATAACAATAAGTTATTCTTTCTATGAAGCATTAATGACTTTATCTTATACTTTATCTTGATCTTCATCTATATTTCCaggaattttatttatatttccaaTTCCTAATGAAATGACTTTAaaaattttcttgttttatttgtTCTTGTAAGAAAAGTTGTAGTTTCAGGGGTACCTAGAAACGTACCACTAATTCATGAAGTGAGGTAAACAACAAAAAATgcataagaataaaaaaaaaccGTGGACGGCAGGATTCGAACCTGCGCGGGCAAAGCCCACATGATTTCTAGTCATGCCCGATAACCACTCCGGCACGTCCACGTTTTTGTTTAATATTgtatataatttaaacaaatcCTTCTGCTTACTTTGTTACATAAGATATTAATAAACCCTTGAGCTTACTTTGTTACATAAGagacattatttattttataatcataTACTATAATGCgtaaagaaaaaattaataataattatggtAAAAGCGCTAATGAGGATATTTACTTTGTAATCGCATCACATTTCTTACTTTGATTTCATAATTATATGTAAACATGATACATATGTTAATATCAAATtacacatttttttaaatttgtcacCTCTCTAATTTGTGGGTAAAATTTTTCTTTTCACAAAATTATACTATTTTACATTAAAATTATAATAGGTGACTCTCTTTTGTCATTTAAAAAAATCTTTCGATAAAATTTTCTAAAAACTGTCACGTTTTTTCATATTTAACCTTATAGTTTACATATTTGATTTATTCTATGGTAAGTCATGGTGATTTGAAACAATCCACGTTGATTTAGAGTTTCTTATTTGTTGAatggtttttgtttttatttgttatttaattttcttttgagatgaatttGGTCTCCTTTATGAATACAGCAAGGTGAATaacattaatatataattttgagTTTTAAAGATTTTTGATTTAGAGTTCctacttttattatttatttctagttatgaatatatattctaaaatagcacatgttttttttctttttaaatcatAGTTGTTATGGGCCGTCCGCAAGGCCCAAAATGAAAGGTTGAATGATATATCGGAAATAGTAGATCACACACATAAAACATGTAGACATTTTCTTCCATGGAAGCAAACAATTCCGCCTAATATAGCTTTGTTGACCATCTAAATTAATCGGATGACTACCAACGATTTATATTTCACTCTATGTTTTCTGTTATTAATCATTTCTCCTATTTAAGAGGAAAGATGAGCCATTTCTTAggtattcaaattcattctcaatatcatgccaattttcattctctTGCTGACTAGGGCG
The Vicia villosa cultivar HV-30 ecotype Madison, WI linkage group LG6, Vvil1.0, whole genome shotgun sequence genome window above contains:
- the LOC131609966 gene encoding probable histone H2B.3; the protein is MAPTKAEKKPAEKKPAAEKSPAEKKPKAEKKISKEGGSDKKKKKVKKSVETYKIYIFKVLKQVHPDIGVSSKAMGIMNSFINDIFEKLAQESSRLARYNKKPTITSREIQTAVRLVLPGELAKHAVSEGTKAVTKFTSS